The Ranitomeya imitator isolate aRanImi1 chromosome 3, aRanImi1.pri, whole genome shotgun sequence genome has a window encoding:
- the HIC1 gene encoding hypermethylated in cancer 1 protein isoform X4 has translation MLDAMEVPSHSRQLLLQLNSQRTKGFLCDVIIVVQNALFRAHKNILAASSVYLKSLVVHDNLINLDHEMVSPSIFRIILDFIYTGRLGDGEPTSEQLFGAVLAAASYLQIADLVSLCKKKLKRNGKYCHVRTAGYPGYGSLGRGLRATTPVIQSCFNSTPRAVDIPPGEPVNPINTHCGELYASISQGNQLHQHGLCPPERHCSPLCGLDLSKKSPSRPSNQLHSDGPETRDPPIPGRTDSPIISASVLTNSNSYKDQNHGYPKRANTPPVPHPEPFRNSISNSHLRNESRDMMFDWMKPEPIGNYVDESDREKDLDREEKGESSPLSQQPRYPSIESNEPDDDKSTSEETGSSGDPSPSSNLERYHCNHLYDPESYGDNLYVCIPCGKGFPSSEQLNAHVEAHNEDELYHKDIMEPPVPFLEKTSQSLGDIIRPYRCSSCEKSYKDPATLRQHEKTHWLTRPYPCSICGKKFTQRGTMTRHMRSHLGLKPFACDACGMRFTRQYRLTEHMRIHSGEKPYECQVCGGKFAQQRNLISHMKMHTTGPDGKPKLDFPDSVYAMAKFTADHLGLKQEKAAEILSQTSHFLNDPKTIESLYPLAKFTAEQFGLTQEKAAEVLTQSQLLGTDRIIERFSSP, from the coding sequence ATGCTGGATGCCATGGAGGTACCAAGTCATTCCAGACAACTTCTCCTGCAGCtcaacagccagaggactaaaggcTTCCTGTGCGATGTGATCATTGTGGTACAGAACGCCCTGTTCAGGGCACATAAGAACATTTTAGCTGCTAGCAGTGTCTACTTGAAATCACTGGTTGTCCACGATAACTTGATCAACCTCGACCACGAAATGGTCAGCCCCAGCATCTTCAGAATTATCCTAGACTTCATTTACACGGGAAGATTGGGAGATGGTGAGCCAACTAGTGAGCAGCTCTTTGGGGCTGTGCTGGCAGCTGCCAGCTACCTTCAGATCGCTGACCTGGTATCTCTGTGCAAGAAGAAGCTGAAGAGAAATGGAAAATACTGCCATGTAAGGACAGCAGGTTACCCAGGTTATGGGAGTCTTGGAAGGGGGCTGAGAGCTACAACCCCAGTCATCCAATCATGTTTTAATTCAACTCCAAGAGCAGTAGATATACCACCTGGAGAACCAGTGAACCCCATTAacacacactgtggagagctttatgcCTCTATATCTCAGGGGAACCAGTTACACCAGCATGGGCTGTGCCCACCAGAAAGGCATTGCTCTCCCTTGTGTGGACTAGACCTTTCTAAGAAAAGCCCAAGCCGACCATCTAATCAGCTCCATTCAGATGGACCTGAAACCAGGGATCCTCCCATACCAGGCAGAACAGACAGCCCTATAATTAGTGCCAGTGTTCTGACCAACAGCAACTCTTACAAAGACCAAAACCATGGGTATCCTAAGCGGGCCAACACCCCACCAGTCCCACACCCTGAACCCTTTAGAAACAGCATTTCTAACAGTCACCTTAGGAATGAGAGTCGTGATATGATGTTTGACTGGATGAAGCCTGAGCCAATTGGAAATTATGTGGATGAAAGTGATCGAGAGAAAGACTTGGACAGAGAGGAGAAAGGGGAGAGTTCCCCTTTATCTCAGCAGCCTAGATATCCCAGCATTGAGAGTAATGAGCCGGACGATGACAAAAGTACCAGTGAGGAGACTGGCAGCAGTGGGGATCCGTCTCCTTCTTCCAACCTTGAGAGATACCATTGTAACCACCTGTATGATCCAGAGAGCTATGGAGACAACCTGTATGTCTGTATTCCCTGTGGGAAAGGTTTCCCTAGCAGTGAGCAACTCAATGCCCATGTGGAAGCTCACAATGAAGATGAACTGTACCACAAGGATATCATGGAGCCCCCAGTGCCTTTTCTAGAAAAGACCAGTCAAAGTTTGGGGGACATAATCAGGCCCTATAGGTGCTCCTCCTGTGAGAAGTCCTACAAAGACCCAGCCACCTTACGTCAGCATGAGAAGACTCACTGGCTCACTCGTCCTTACCCATGTAGTATTTGTGGAAAGAAGTTCACCCAAAGAGGAACAATGACCCGTCACATGAGAAGCCACCTTGGGCTCAAACCATTTGCCTGTGATGCTTGTGGGATGCGTTTCACCAGACAGTATCGTCTGACAGAGCACATGAGGATCCATTCTGGGGAAAAACCCTATGAATGTCAAGTATgtgggggaaagtttgctcagcagAGAAACCTCATTAGCCACATGAAAATGCACACCACTGGACCAGATGGAAAGCCCAAGCTGGATTTTCCTGACAGTGTCTATGCTATGGCCAAGTTCACTGCAGATCATCTAGGCCTTAAACAAGAGAAAGCAGCTGAAATCCTGTCCCAGACCTCACACTTTCTCAATGATCCAAAAACTATAGAGAGCCTATACCCTTTGGCTAAATTCACAGCAGAACAGTTTGGACTAACCCAAGAAAAGGCTGCTGAGGTCTTAACTCAAAGTCAGCTCCTGGGCACTGATAGGATCATTGAAAGGTTCTCTTCTCCTTAA
- the HIC1 gene encoding hypermethylated in cancer 1 protein isoform X1, with protein MMRRKGWEAPRLLSTTDSRVSVILHAASSQPGGQLNTMLDAMEVPSHSRQLLLQLNSQRTKGFLCDVIIVVQNALFRAHKNILAASSVYLKSLVVHDNLINLDHEMVSPSIFRIILDFIYTGRLGDGEPTSEQLFGAVLAAASYLQIADLVSLCKKKLKRNGKYCHVRTAGYPGYGSLGRGLRATTPVIQSCFNSTPRAVDIPPGEPVNPINTHCGELYASISQGNQLHQHGLCPPERHCSPLCGLDLSKKSPSRPSNQLHSDGPETRDPPIPGRTDSPIISASVLTNSNSYKDQNHGYPKRANTPPVPHPEPFRNSISNSHLRNESRDMMFDWMKPEPIGNYVDESDREKDLDREEKGESSPLSQQPRYPSIESNEPDDDKSTSEETGSSGDPSPSSNLERYHCNHLYDPESYGDNLYVCIPCGKGFPSSEQLNAHVEAHNEDELYHKDIMEPPVPFLEKTSQSLGDIIRPYRCSSCEKSYKDPATLRQHEKTHWLTRPYPCSICGKKFTQRGTMTRHMRSHLGLKPFACDACGMRFTRQYRLTEHMRIHSGEKPYECQVCGGKFAQQRNLISHMKMHTTGPDGKPKLDFPDSVYAMAKFTADHLGLKQEKAAEILSQTSHFLNDPKTIESLYPLAKFTAEQFGLTQEKAAEVLTQSQLLGTDRIIERFSSP; from the exons ATGATGAGGAGGAAAGGTTGGGAAGCTCCGCGATTACTTTCTACCACTGACAGCAGAGTCTCTGTCATTCTGCATGCTGCCTCCTCTCAGCCAG GTGGACAACTGAACACGATGCTGGATGCCATGGAGGTACCAAGTCATTCCAGACAACTTCTCCTGCAGCtcaacagccagaggactaaaggcTTCCTGTGCGATGTGATCATTGTGGTACAGAACGCCCTGTTCAGGGCACATAAGAACATTTTAGCTGCTAGCAGTGTCTACTTGAAATCACTGGTTGTCCACGATAACTTGATCAACCTCGACCACGAAATGGTCAGCCCCAGCATCTTCAGAATTATCCTAGACTTCATTTACACGGGAAGATTGGGAGATGGTGAGCCAACTAGTGAGCAGCTCTTTGGGGCTGTGCTGGCAGCTGCCAGCTACCTTCAGATCGCTGACCTGGTATCTCTGTGCAAGAAGAAGCTGAAGAGAAATGGAAAATACTGCCATGTAAGGACAGCAGGTTACCCAGGTTATGGGAGTCTTGGAAGGGGGCTGAGAGCTACAACCCCAGTCATCCAATCATGTTTTAATTCAACTCCAAGAGCAGTAGATATACCACCTGGAGAACCAGTGAACCCCATTAacacacactgtggagagctttatgcCTCTATATCTCAGGGGAACCAGTTACACCAGCATGGGCTGTGCCCACCAGAAAGGCATTGCTCTCCCTTGTGTGGACTAGACCTTTCTAAGAAAAGCCCAAGCCGACCATCTAATCAGCTCCATTCAGATGGACCTGAAACCAGGGATCCTCCCATACCAGGCAGAACAGACAGCCCTATAATTAGTGCCAGTGTTCTGACCAACAGCAACTCTTACAAAGACCAAAACCATGGGTATCCTAAGCGGGCCAACACCCCACCAGTCCCACACCCTGAACCCTTTAGAAACAGCATTTCTAACAGTCACCTTAGGAATGAGAGTCGTGATATGATGTTTGACTGGATGAAGCCTGAGCCAATTGGAAATTATGTGGATGAAAGTGATCGAGAGAAAGACTTGGACAGAGAGGAGAAAGGGGAGAGTTCCCCTTTATCTCAGCAGCCTAGATATCCCAGCATTGAGAGTAATGAGCCGGACGATGACAAAAGTACCAGTGAGGAGACTGGCAGCAGTGGGGATCCGTCTCCTTCTTCCAACCTTGAGAGATACCATTGTAACCACCTGTATGATCCAGAGAGCTATGGAGACAACCTGTATGTCTGTATTCCCTGTGGGAAAGGTTTCCCTAGCAGTGAGCAACTCAATGCCCATGTGGAAGCTCACAATGAAGATGAACTGTACCACAAGGATATCATGGAGCCCCCAGTGCCTTTTCTAGAAAAGACCAGTCAAAGTTTGGGGGACATAATCAGGCCCTATAGGTGCTCCTCCTGTGAGAAGTCCTACAAAGACCCAGCCACCTTACGTCAGCATGAGAAGACTCACTGGCTCACTCGTCCTTACCCATGTAGTATTTGTGGAAAGAAGTTCACCCAAAGAGGAACAATGACCCGTCACATGAGAAGCCACCTTGGGCTCAAACCATTTGCCTGTGATGCTTGTGGGATGCGTTTCACCAGACAGTATCGTCTGACAGAGCACATGAGGATCCATTCTGGGGAAAAACCCTATGAATGTCAAGTATgtgggggaaagtttgctcagcagAGAAACCTCATTAGCCACATGAAAATGCACACCACTGGACCAGATGGAAAGCCCAAGCTGGATTTTCCTGACAGTGTCTATGCTATGGCCAAGTTCACTGCAGATCATCTAGGCCTTAAACAAGAGAAAGCAGCTGAAATCCTGTCCCAGACCTCACACTTTCTCAATGATCCAAAAACTATAGAGAGCCTATACCCTTTGGCTAAATTCACAGCAGAACAGTTTGGACTAACCCAAGAAAAGGCTGCTGAGGTCTTAACTCAAAGTCAGCTCCTGGGCACTGATAGGATCATTGAAAGGTTCTCTTCTCCTTAA
- the HIC1 gene encoding hypermethylated in cancer 1 protein isoform X3: MGFREDPQGGQLNTMLDAMEVPSHSRQLLLQLNSQRTKGFLCDVIIVVQNALFRAHKNILAASSVYLKSLVVHDNLINLDHEMVSPSIFRIILDFIYTGRLGDGEPTSEQLFGAVLAAASYLQIADLVSLCKKKLKRNGKYCHVRTAGYPGYGSLGRGLRATTPVIQSCFNSTPRAVDIPPGEPVNPINTHCGELYASISQGNQLHQHGLCPPERHCSPLCGLDLSKKSPSRPSNQLHSDGPETRDPPIPGRTDSPIISASVLTNSNSYKDQNHGYPKRANTPPVPHPEPFRNSISNSHLRNESRDMMFDWMKPEPIGNYVDESDREKDLDREEKGESSPLSQQPRYPSIESNEPDDDKSTSEETGSSGDPSPSSNLERYHCNHLYDPESYGDNLYVCIPCGKGFPSSEQLNAHVEAHNEDELYHKDIMEPPVPFLEKTSQSLGDIIRPYRCSSCEKSYKDPATLRQHEKTHWLTRPYPCSICGKKFTQRGTMTRHMRSHLGLKPFACDACGMRFTRQYRLTEHMRIHSGEKPYECQVCGGKFAQQRNLISHMKMHTTGPDGKPKLDFPDSVYAMAKFTADHLGLKQEKAAEILSQTSHFLNDPKTIESLYPLAKFTAEQFGLTQEKAAEVLTQSQLLGTDRIIERFSSP; encoded by the coding sequence GTGGACAACTGAACACGATGCTGGATGCCATGGAGGTACCAAGTCATTCCAGACAACTTCTCCTGCAGCtcaacagccagaggactaaaggcTTCCTGTGCGATGTGATCATTGTGGTACAGAACGCCCTGTTCAGGGCACATAAGAACATTTTAGCTGCTAGCAGTGTCTACTTGAAATCACTGGTTGTCCACGATAACTTGATCAACCTCGACCACGAAATGGTCAGCCCCAGCATCTTCAGAATTATCCTAGACTTCATTTACACGGGAAGATTGGGAGATGGTGAGCCAACTAGTGAGCAGCTCTTTGGGGCTGTGCTGGCAGCTGCCAGCTACCTTCAGATCGCTGACCTGGTATCTCTGTGCAAGAAGAAGCTGAAGAGAAATGGAAAATACTGCCATGTAAGGACAGCAGGTTACCCAGGTTATGGGAGTCTTGGAAGGGGGCTGAGAGCTACAACCCCAGTCATCCAATCATGTTTTAATTCAACTCCAAGAGCAGTAGATATACCACCTGGAGAACCAGTGAACCCCATTAacacacactgtggagagctttatgcCTCTATATCTCAGGGGAACCAGTTACACCAGCATGGGCTGTGCCCACCAGAAAGGCATTGCTCTCCCTTGTGTGGACTAGACCTTTCTAAGAAAAGCCCAAGCCGACCATCTAATCAGCTCCATTCAGATGGACCTGAAACCAGGGATCCTCCCATACCAGGCAGAACAGACAGCCCTATAATTAGTGCCAGTGTTCTGACCAACAGCAACTCTTACAAAGACCAAAACCATGGGTATCCTAAGCGGGCCAACACCCCACCAGTCCCACACCCTGAACCCTTTAGAAACAGCATTTCTAACAGTCACCTTAGGAATGAGAGTCGTGATATGATGTTTGACTGGATGAAGCCTGAGCCAATTGGAAATTATGTGGATGAAAGTGATCGAGAGAAAGACTTGGACAGAGAGGAGAAAGGGGAGAGTTCCCCTTTATCTCAGCAGCCTAGATATCCCAGCATTGAGAGTAATGAGCCGGACGATGACAAAAGTACCAGTGAGGAGACTGGCAGCAGTGGGGATCCGTCTCCTTCTTCCAACCTTGAGAGATACCATTGTAACCACCTGTATGATCCAGAGAGCTATGGAGACAACCTGTATGTCTGTATTCCCTGTGGGAAAGGTTTCCCTAGCAGTGAGCAACTCAATGCCCATGTGGAAGCTCACAATGAAGATGAACTGTACCACAAGGATATCATGGAGCCCCCAGTGCCTTTTCTAGAAAAGACCAGTCAAAGTTTGGGGGACATAATCAGGCCCTATAGGTGCTCCTCCTGTGAGAAGTCCTACAAAGACCCAGCCACCTTACGTCAGCATGAGAAGACTCACTGGCTCACTCGTCCTTACCCATGTAGTATTTGTGGAAAGAAGTTCACCCAAAGAGGAACAATGACCCGTCACATGAGAAGCCACCTTGGGCTCAAACCATTTGCCTGTGATGCTTGTGGGATGCGTTTCACCAGACAGTATCGTCTGACAGAGCACATGAGGATCCATTCTGGGGAAAAACCCTATGAATGTCAAGTATgtgggggaaagtttgctcagcagAGAAACCTCATTAGCCACATGAAAATGCACACCACTGGACCAGATGGAAAGCCCAAGCTGGATTTTCCTGACAGTGTCTATGCTATGGCCAAGTTCACTGCAGATCATCTAGGCCTTAAACAAGAGAAAGCAGCTGAAATCCTGTCCCAGACCTCACACTTTCTCAATGATCCAAAAACTATAGAGAGCCTATACCCTTTGGCTAAATTCACAGCAGAACAGTTTGGACTAACCCAAGAAAAGGCTGCTGAGGTCTTAACTCAAAGTCAGCTCCTGGGCACTGATAGGATCATTGAAAGGTTCTCTTCTCCTTAA
- the HIC1 gene encoding hypermethylated in cancer 1 protein isoform X2 → MVTHSEISCVDSAGRPGGQLNTMLDAMEVPSHSRQLLLQLNSQRTKGFLCDVIIVVQNALFRAHKNILAASSVYLKSLVVHDNLINLDHEMVSPSIFRIILDFIYTGRLGDGEPTSEQLFGAVLAAASYLQIADLVSLCKKKLKRNGKYCHVRTAGYPGYGSLGRGLRATTPVIQSCFNSTPRAVDIPPGEPVNPINTHCGELYASISQGNQLHQHGLCPPERHCSPLCGLDLSKKSPSRPSNQLHSDGPETRDPPIPGRTDSPIISASVLTNSNSYKDQNHGYPKRANTPPVPHPEPFRNSISNSHLRNESRDMMFDWMKPEPIGNYVDESDREKDLDREEKGESSPLSQQPRYPSIESNEPDDDKSTSEETGSSGDPSPSSNLERYHCNHLYDPESYGDNLYVCIPCGKGFPSSEQLNAHVEAHNEDELYHKDIMEPPVPFLEKTSQSLGDIIRPYRCSSCEKSYKDPATLRQHEKTHWLTRPYPCSICGKKFTQRGTMTRHMRSHLGLKPFACDACGMRFTRQYRLTEHMRIHSGEKPYECQVCGGKFAQQRNLISHMKMHTTGPDGKPKLDFPDSVYAMAKFTADHLGLKQEKAAEILSQTSHFLNDPKTIESLYPLAKFTAEQFGLTQEKAAEVLTQSQLLGTDRIIERFSSP, encoded by the coding sequence GTGGACAACTGAACACGATGCTGGATGCCATGGAGGTACCAAGTCATTCCAGACAACTTCTCCTGCAGCtcaacagccagaggactaaaggcTTCCTGTGCGATGTGATCATTGTGGTACAGAACGCCCTGTTCAGGGCACATAAGAACATTTTAGCTGCTAGCAGTGTCTACTTGAAATCACTGGTTGTCCACGATAACTTGATCAACCTCGACCACGAAATGGTCAGCCCCAGCATCTTCAGAATTATCCTAGACTTCATTTACACGGGAAGATTGGGAGATGGTGAGCCAACTAGTGAGCAGCTCTTTGGGGCTGTGCTGGCAGCTGCCAGCTACCTTCAGATCGCTGACCTGGTATCTCTGTGCAAGAAGAAGCTGAAGAGAAATGGAAAATACTGCCATGTAAGGACAGCAGGTTACCCAGGTTATGGGAGTCTTGGAAGGGGGCTGAGAGCTACAACCCCAGTCATCCAATCATGTTTTAATTCAACTCCAAGAGCAGTAGATATACCACCTGGAGAACCAGTGAACCCCATTAacacacactgtggagagctttatgcCTCTATATCTCAGGGGAACCAGTTACACCAGCATGGGCTGTGCCCACCAGAAAGGCATTGCTCTCCCTTGTGTGGACTAGACCTTTCTAAGAAAAGCCCAAGCCGACCATCTAATCAGCTCCATTCAGATGGACCTGAAACCAGGGATCCTCCCATACCAGGCAGAACAGACAGCCCTATAATTAGTGCCAGTGTTCTGACCAACAGCAACTCTTACAAAGACCAAAACCATGGGTATCCTAAGCGGGCCAACACCCCACCAGTCCCACACCCTGAACCCTTTAGAAACAGCATTTCTAACAGTCACCTTAGGAATGAGAGTCGTGATATGATGTTTGACTGGATGAAGCCTGAGCCAATTGGAAATTATGTGGATGAAAGTGATCGAGAGAAAGACTTGGACAGAGAGGAGAAAGGGGAGAGTTCCCCTTTATCTCAGCAGCCTAGATATCCCAGCATTGAGAGTAATGAGCCGGACGATGACAAAAGTACCAGTGAGGAGACTGGCAGCAGTGGGGATCCGTCTCCTTCTTCCAACCTTGAGAGATACCATTGTAACCACCTGTATGATCCAGAGAGCTATGGAGACAACCTGTATGTCTGTATTCCCTGTGGGAAAGGTTTCCCTAGCAGTGAGCAACTCAATGCCCATGTGGAAGCTCACAATGAAGATGAACTGTACCACAAGGATATCATGGAGCCCCCAGTGCCTTTTCTAGAAAAGACCAGTCAAAGTTTGGGGGACATAATCAGGCCCTATAGGTGCTCCTCCTGTGAGAAGTCCTACAAAGACCCAGCCACCTTACGTCAGCATGAGAAGACTCACTGGCTCACTCGTCCTTACCCATGTAGTATTTGTGGAAAGAAGTTCACCCAAAGAGGAACAATGACCCGTCACATGAGAAGCCACCTTGGGCTCAAACCATTTGCCTGTGATGCTTGTGGGATGCGTTTCACCAGACAGTATCGTCTGACAGAGCACATGAGGATCCATTCTGGGGAAAAACCCTATGAATGTCAAGTATgtgggggaaagtttgctcagcagAGAAACCTCATTAGCCACATGAAAATGCACACCACTGGACCAGATGGAAAGCCCAAGCTGGATTTTCCTGACAGTGTCTATGCTATGGCCAAGTTCACTGCAGATCATCTAGGCCTTAAACAAGAGAAAGCAGCTGAAATCCTGTCCCAGACCTCACACTTTCTCAATGATCCAAAAACTATAGAGAGCCTATACCCTTTGGCTAAATTCACAGCAGAACAGTTTGGACTAACCCAAGAAAAGGCTGCTGAGGTCTTAACTCAAAGTCAGCTCCTGGGCACTGATAGGATCATTGAAAGGTTCTCTTCTCCTTAA